One region of Candidatus Thermoplasmatota archaeon genomic DNA includes:
- a CDS encoding ATP-binding protein yields the protein MLINRKQELELLNKIYKQERAELMLLYGRRRVGKTRLLQEFIKDKNAHYFIVDISADILKTFERTIKEKFIRFSNWDDFFDFIKLEGKKRTVLVLDEFQYLYKVEKAWPTILQRRWEDLKNTKIMIILCGSIISTIYRIAMGYGSALYGRKTYEIEITPLNFFDAKNFMPQYSTEDFIYVYTIVGGIPRYLEEFDDTKNIWENIKDHILHKNCFLYREPLNLFYEEFKNPSTYLTIIHALSEGKKKFNKIATQTNIPTGKLSKYLNVLERVKIIQKIVPITEKKERIRNTQYTLSDNFIKFWFEFVYPARSLIELDDISPVIKKIKTDLNNFIGQLFEEVSKQFLIYKKPIVFTHIGTWWHKDKEIDIVALNENKKEITFFECKWKNLSYNQSIEILEKLKEKAKFVNWYKKGRKEQYGLIAKKIEDKENLRKKGFLVYDLDDWD from the coding sequence ATGTTAATTAACAGAAAACAAGAACTTGAACTTCTAAACAAAATCTACAAACAAGAACGAGCGGAATTAATGCTGCTATACGGAAGAAGACGTGTAGGAAAAACAAGACTTCTACAAGAGTTTATAAAAGATAAAAACGCTCATTATTTTATAGTTGACATTTCTGCAGACATACTAAAAACATTTGAACGGACAATAAAAGAAAAATTTATAAGATTTTCAAATTGGGACGACTTCTTTGATTTCATAAAACTAGAAGGAAAAAAACGAACAGTTCTTGTATTAGATGAATTTCAATACCTCTATAAAGTTGAGAAGGCATGGCCGACTATTCTACAACGCCGATGGGAAGATCTCAAAAACACAAAAATTATGATTATTTTATGTGGATCAATCATCTCTACTATCTACAGAATAGCTATGGGTTATGGAAGCGCATTATATGGACGAAAAACTTACGAGATAGAAATAACACCCTTAAATTTTTTTGATGCAAAAAATTTTATGCCACAATATAGTACTGAAGATTTTATATATGTTTATACAATAGTAGGAGGAATACCGCGTTATCTGGAAGAATTTGATGACACAAAAAACATTTGGGAAAATATAAAAGATCATATTCTTCATAAAAATTGTTTCCTTTATAGAGAACCACTCAATCTTTTTTACGAAGAGTTCAAAAACCCATCCACCTATCTTACCATTATACATGCATTAAGCGAAGGAAAGAAAAAATTCAATAAAATCGCAACTCAAACAAACATACCAACAGGAAAACTATCAAAATATCTAAACGTTCTAGAACGAGTGAAAATAATACAAAAAATTGTTCCTATAACAGAAAAAAAAGAGAGGATCAGAAACACACAATATACTCTCTCAGACAATTTTATAAAATTCTGGTTTGAATTTGTCTATCCTGCTAGATCACTTATAGAATTAGATGATATTTCTCCGGTTATTAAAAAAATAAAGACAGATTTAAATAATTTCATAGGACAATTATTTGAAGAGGTGTCTAAACAATTTTTAATCTATAAAAAACCAATCGTATTCACTCATATAGGTACTTGGTGGCATAAAGACAAAGAAATAGATATCGTTGCATTGAATGAAAATAAAAAAGAGATAACATTTTTTGAATGTAAATGGAAGAATTTATCTTATAACCAATCAATTGAAATTCTAGAAAAATTGAAAGAAAAAGCAAAATTTGTAAACTGGTATAAAAAAGGAAGAAAAGAACAATACGGGCTAATCGCAAAAAAAATAGAAGATAAAGAAAACCTGAGGAAAAAAGGGTTTTTAGTTTACGATTTAGATGATTGGGATTGA